A section of the Kribbella sp. HUAS MG21 genome encodes:
- a CDS encoding UDP-N-acetylmuramoyl-L-alanyl-D-glutamate--2,6-diaminopimelate ligase: MSTPTAAGGAVAAIRPRHVVPVGLADLASVAHSPLPAESPVQVTGVSLDSRSVLPGDLYAALPGAVTHGAEFVAKAQQAGAVAVLTDPSGLERAAATGLPVLVVDKPRAVLGAVASRIYGEPTSELRLVGVTGTNGKTTTSYLLDSVLRELGPTALIGTIETRIGDEVVKSVRTTPEATDLQALFAVMREQAVGWCSMEVSSHALAMGRVDGARFAVAGFTNLTQDHLDFHHTFEEYFQAKASLFTPERCDVAVVTIDDEYGRRLAAQTVVPLVTVSTTGDADWTVANRHRSEHGMTVFDIQGPGETLTVEIGLPGDFNVANALLAAVMLRQLDVPAEAIAAGLRTASVPGRMERFTRQDGLAVIVDYAHTPDAVALALRAARGATKGRLFAVIGCGGDRDPWKRPAMGAEAAKAADVVIVTDDNPRSEDPAAIRAAALAGAREAVPAADLHEIGDRRQAIAAAIELAGPGDTVVVLGKGHETGQDVGGVIHPFDDRETVRELLEADR, from the coding sequence GTGTCCACCCCTACCGCCGCCGGCGGCGCGGTCGCAGCGATCAGGCCACGGCACGTCGTGCCGGTCGGTCTCGCCGACCTTGCGAGCGTCGCCCATTCACCGCTGCCGGCAGAGTCGCCGGTGCAGGTGACCGGCGTTTCTCTCGACTCGCGTTCCGTCCTTCCCGGTGACCTGTACGCCGCGCTGCCCGGCGCGGTCACGCACGGTGCGGAGTTCGTCGCCAAGGCCCAGCAGGCCGGCGCGGTCGCCGTACTGACCGACCCGTCCGGCCTGGAGCGAGCGGCGGCCACCGGCCTTCCGGTCCTGGTCGTCGACAAGCCACGCGCTGTCCTCGGCGCGGTCGCCTCGCGGATCTACGGCGAGCCGACGAGCGAGCTCCGGCTGGTCGGCGTGACCGGCACGAACGGCAAGACCACCACCAGCTACCTGCTCGATTCCGTACTGCGGGAGCTCGGGCCGACCGCACTCATCGGGACGATCGAGACGCGGATCGGCGACGAGGTCGTGAAGAGCGTCCGGACCACACCGGAGGCCACCGACCTGCAGGCGCTGTTCGCGGTGATGCGGGAGCAGGCCGTCGGCTGGTGCTCGATGGAGGTGTCGAGCCACGCGCTCGCGATGGGCCGCGTGGACGGTGCCCGGTTCGCGGTCGCGGGCTTCACCAACCTGACGCAGGACCACCTGGACTTCCACCACACGTTCGAGGAGTACTTCCAGGCGAAGGCCTCGTTGTTCACCCCGGAGCGCTGTGATGTCGCGGTGGTGACGATCGACGACGAGTACGGGCGCCGGCTCGCCGCGCAGACCGTCGTACCGCTGGTCACCGTGTCGACGACCGGCGACGCGGACTGGACGGTCGCGAACCGGCACCGGTCGGAGCACGGCATGACGGTGTTCGACATCCAGGGGCCGGGGGAGACGCTGACCGTCGAGATCGGGCTGCCCGGTGACTTCAACGTCGCCAACGCGCTGCTCGCGGCCGTGATGCTGCGGCAGCTCGACGTCCCCGCCGAGGCGATCGCGGCCGGGCTGCGGACCGCGTCGGTGCCCGGGCGGATGGAGCGGTTCACGCGCCAGGACGGGCTCGCGGTGATCGTGGACTACGCGCACACGCCGGACGCGGTCGCATTGGCGCTGCGGGCCGCGCGCGGTGCGACCAAGGGCCGCTTGTTCGCGGTGATCGGCTGCGGGGGCGACCGGGACCCGTGGAAGCGGCCCGCGATGGGCGCCGAGGCCGCGAAGGCCGCGGACGTCGTGATCGTCACCGACGACAACCCGCGCAGCGAGGACCCGGCCGCGATCCGGGCCGCCGCGCTGGCCGGCGCCCGCGAAGCCGTGCCGGCCGCGGACCTGCACGAGATCGGTGACCGCAGGCAGGCGATCGCGGCCGCGATCGAGCTGGCCGGCCCGGGCGACACGGTCGTCGTCCTCGGGAAGGGACATGAGACAGGCCAGGACGTCGGCGGTGTGATCCACCCGTTCGACGACCGCGAAACCGTGCGTGAGCTGTTGGAGGCAGACCGGTGA
- a CDS encoding penicillin-binding transpeptidase domain-containing protein, whose amino-acid sequence MTDRRGHEPPGAAQGKRGTAPGRGNPPRKAQPRRPSTTDSGRTTPQRPESTRERLLRKAREEQQRAAADAAPRPVKKAAAKRPASGTATPRKQAPAKKTAAKRPVQKAPVKKAAAKKRPPQNRPRPRPKKRRVKKPPRMLRLGRPTLRLRMTFGVMAFVLSLFAGRLVLLQGVDPDSYAQAATKENARTYILHANRGTIEDRNGVDLAVTEDAVAITADPKQTKPVAQQLAAILAPKLTGTTTAKLVAAMSGTGRFEYLARRVSPTVWSEIQAEIKARNAKIAEQNKGKPKEQQAPMLVGLYTEQDPIRSHPNGSIAATLVGVTGAEGKGQSGLEYGLNDKLSGQDGQAMYEVDAKGNKIPNANHTVQEPKPGLGVQLTLDTDLQFFAEKRIEQAVKQYKASAGTVVVMDVKSGELMALANYPTFDPNKRYKPSDLNNPALERSYEPGSVQKVVTMAALADAGLIDLNTKLKVPGSIEVQRRTIKDHWPHGTLNMTISGVIAKSSNVGTIMAAQKMPIPQFVKYLHDFGFGEPTGLNFPGETKGRLSPGDEWPEITRSNVAFGQGLSVNAVQEAAAVNAVANGGVYVPPKLVRNYVDANGNLTPNQTAPPRRVVSEKAAKDVTRMMEAVTAKKGTAPQAAIDGYLVAGKTGTAQQVVPGTGKYGAWATSFAGFAPADNPRFVTYVVLHDPQGARGGGLQGGPVFRDVMSYALQKYVVPPTGAAQPNIPLTWK is encoded by the coding sequence ATGACGGACCGACGGGGACACGAGCCGCCTGGTGCGGCACAGGGCAAACGCGGTACCGCACCAGGCCGGGGAAACCCGCCACGCAAGGCTCAACCCCGTCGTCCGTCCACTACAGACAGTGGCCGAACCACCCCACAACGCCCCGAATCCACCCGCGAACGACTCCTCCGCAAGGCCCGCGAGGAGCAGCAGCGCGCGGCTGCGGACGCCGCGCCGCGCCCGGTGAAGAAGGCGGCGGCGAAGCGACCCGCCAGTGGTACGGCGACCCCGCGCAAGCAGGCGCCCGCGAAGAAGACCGCGGCCAAGCGTCCGGTGCAGAAGGCCCCGGTCAAGAAGGCAGCGGCGAAGAAGCGGCCGCCGCAGAACCGGCCGCGGCCTCGGCCGAAGAAGCGGCGGGTGAAGAAGCCGCCGCGGATGTTGCGGTTGGGGCGGCCGACGTTGCGGTTGCGGATGACGTTCGGGGTAATGGCGTTCGTGCTGTCGCTGTTCGCCGGGCGGCTCGTGCTGCTGCAGGGCGTGGACCCGGACAGCTACGCGCAGGCGGCGACCAAGGAGAACGCGCGGACGTACATCTTGCACGCGAACCGCGGCACCATCGAGGACCGCAACGGCGTCGATCTCGCGGTGACCGAGGACGCGGTCGCGATCACCGCGGACCCGAAGCAGACCAAGCCCGTCGCCCAGCAGCTCGCCGCGATCCTGGCCCCGAAGCTCACCGGTACGACGACCGCGAAGCTGGTCGCCGCGATGTCCGGCACCGGTCGGTTCGAATACCTCGCGCGCCGGGTCAGCCCGACGGTCTGGAGCGAGATCCAGGCCGAGATCAAGGCGCGGAACGCGAAGATCGCCGAGCAGAACAAGGGCAAGCCGAAGGAGCAGCAGGCCCCGATGCTGGTCGGCCTGTACACCGAGCAGGACCCGATCCGCAGCCACCCGAACGGCAGCATCGCCGCGACCCTGGTCGGCGTCACGGGCGCCGAGGGCAAGGGCCAGTCCGGGCTCGAGTACGGCCTGAACGACAAGCTGTCCGGCCAGGACGGCCAGGCGATGTACGAGGTCGACGCCAAGGGCAACAAGATCCCGAACGCGAACCACACCGTCCAGGAGCCGAAGCCCGGCCTCGGCGTCCAGCTCACCCTGGACACCGACCTGCAGTTCTTCGCCGAGAAGCGGATCGAGCAGGCCGTCAAGCAGTACAAGGCGAGCGCCGGCACCGTGGTTGTGATGGACGTCAAGTCCGGCGAGCTGATGGCGCTGGCCAACTACCCGACGTTCGACCCGAACAAGCGCTACAAGCCGTCCGACCTGAACAACCCGGCCCTGGAGCGCAGCTACGAGCCGGGCAGCGTGCAGAAGGTGGTCACGATGGCCGCCCTGGCCGACGCCGGGCTGATCGACCTGAACACCAAGCTGAAGGTCCCCGGCAGCATCGAGGTGCAGCGCCGGACGATCAAGGACCACTGGCCGCACGGCACGCTGAACATGACGATCTCCGGCGTGATCGCGAAGTCGTCGAACGTCGGCACGATCATGGCCGCGCAGAAGATGCCGATCCCGCAGTTCGTGAAGTACCTGCACGACTTCGGCTTCGGCGAGCCGACCGGGCTGAACTTCCCGGGCGAGACCAAGGGCCGGCTGAGCCCGGGCGACGAGTGGCCGGAGATCACCCGGTCGAACGTCGCGTTCGGCCAGGGCCTGTCGGTGAACGCGGTCCAGGAGGCCGCCGCGGTGAACGCGGTCGCGAACGGCGGCGTGTACGTGCCGCCGAAGCTGGTCCGCAACTACGTCGACGCCAACGGCAACCTGACGCCGAACCAGACCGCCCCGCCGCGCCGCGTGGTGAGCGAGAAGGCCGCCAAGGACGTCACCCGGATGATGGAGGCGGTCACGGCCAAGAAGGGCACCGCCCCGCAGGCCGCGATCGACGGCTACCTGGTCGCAGGCAAGACCGGTACGGCGCAGCAGGTCGTGCCGGGCACCGGCAAGTACGGCGCCTGGGCGACTTCTTTCGCCGGATTCGCGCCGGCCGACAACCCACGGTTCGTGACGTACGTCGTACTGCACGATCCCCAGGGTGCCCGGGGTGGTGGTCTCCAAGGAGGACCGGTGTTCCGAGACGTGATGAGCTACGCGCTGCAGAAGTACGTCGTACCGCCGACCGGCGCGGCGCAGCCGAACATCCCGCTGACGTGGAAGTGA
- the rsmH gene encoding 16S rRNA (cytosine(1402)-N(4))-methyltransferase RsmH translates to MDAAERHVPVMLERVVALLAPALARPGAVFVDATLGLGGHSEAFLRQFPEIRLIGLDRDPNALRLAGERLAPYEERITLVHAVYDELPRVLTDLGVPAIDGILFDLGVSSMQLDEADRGFAYAQDAPLDMRMDPGAPTTAADIVNTYSAADLARILFQYGEEKFARRIADRIVREREVEPFTNSARLSELVRNAIPQAARRTGGHPAKRTFQALRIEVNGELDVLRRALPAALGALALHGRIVVMSYHSLEDRITKQAFAAGTKSDVPDDLPVIPAGHEPYLKLLTRGADRPTEEEVAVNPRAASARVRAAERIRERGLVA, encoded by the coding sequence ATGGACGCTGCGGAGCGGCATGTGCCGGTGATGCTGGAGCGCGTGGTCGCGCTGCTGGCACCGGCGCTCGCGCGTCCCGGGGCGGTCTTCGTCGACGCGACCCTCGGCCTCGGCGGTCATTCCGAGGCGTTCCTGCGGCAGTTCCCGGAGATCCGGCTGATCGGCCTCGACCGGGACCCGAACGCGCTCCGGCTGGCCGGCGAGCGACTGGCGCCGTATGAAGAGCGGATCACACTCGTGCACGCGGTGTACGACGAACTGCCGCGGGTGCTGACCGACCTCGGCGTACCGGCGATCGACGGCATCCTGTTCGACCTGGGCGTCTCGTCGATGCAGCTGGACGAGGCCGACCGCGGTTTCGCGTACGCGCAGGACGCGCCGCTGGACATGCGGATGGACCCGGGCGCGCCGACCACCGCGGCCGACATCGTCAACACCTACAGCGCGGCCGACCTGGCCCGGATCCTGTTCCAGTACGGCGAGGAGAAGTTCGCCCGGCGGATCGCGGACCGGATCGTCCGCGAGCGCGAGGTCGAGCCGTTCACGAACAGCGCCCGGCTGTCCGAGCTGGTGCGCAACGCGATCCCGCAGGCGGCCCGCCGTACCGGGGGACACCCGGCGAAGCGCACGTTCCAGGCGCTGCGGATCGAGGTCAACGGAGAGCTCGACGTACTGCGTCGCGCACTGCCGGCCGCGCTCGGCGCGCTGGCGCTGCACGGCCGGATCGTGGTGATGAGTTACCACTCGCTCGAGGACCGGATCACCAAGCAGGCGTTCGCGGCGGGCACGAAGTCCGACGTACCGGACGACCTGCCGGTCATCCCGGCCGGGCACGAACCGTACCTGAAACTACTGACCCGCGGCGCCGACCGGCCGACAGAGGAGGAGGTCGCGGTGAACCCGCGCGCCGCCTCCGCCCGCGTGCGGGCGGCCGAGCGGATCCGGGAGAGGGGACTGGTGGCCTGA
- the mraZ gene encoding division/cell wall cluster transcriptional repressor MraZ, whose protein sequence is MFLGTHFPKLDDKGRLFLPAKFRDELADGLVITRGQERSLSVWPEREFVQLTEQLKQAPITNKGARDYLRMLFAGASNEMPDKQGRVTIPPMLRDYASLDRDCVVIGAMNRVEIWNTENWNRYSAEQEQAFADLSEEVLPGIF, encoded by the coding sequence GTGTTCCTCGGAACTCACTTCCCCAAGCTCGACGACAAGGGGCGGCTGTTCCTGCCGGCGAAGTTCCGGGACGAGCTGGCCGACGGCCTGGTGATCACCCGTGGACAGGAGCGGTCGCTGTCCGTGTGGCCGGAGCGCGAGTTCGTCCAGCTGACCGAGCAGTTGAAGCAGGCCCCGATCACCAACAAGGGTGCGCGGGACTACCTACGGATGTTGTTCGCCGGCGCCTCCAACGAGATGCCGGACAAGCAGGGCCGGGTCACCATCCCACCGATGCTGCGCGACTACGCGTCACTGGATCGCGACTGTGTCGTCATCGGGGCGATGAACCGGGTGGAGATCTGGAACACGGAGAACTGGAACCGGTACTCCGCGGAGCAGGAGCAGGCGTTCGCCGATCTCTCCGAGGAAGTACTGCCCGGCATCTTCTAG
- a CDS encoding AAA family ATPase, with the protein MEQVIEGKPDVVEVAITVLLAEGHLLIEDVPGVGKTMLAKALAKSIDCSVRRIQFTPDLLPSDITGVSVFNQEIRDFEFKQGAVFANIVVGDEINRASPKTQAALLESMEERQVTVDTTTYTLEAPFMVIATQNPIEMEGTYPLPEAQRDRFMARVSMGYPEPAAELRMLDGHAADDPLLNLQPVTDGQQILRLVKTVQSVHVSESVKEYAVALVGATRRSQELRLGASPRSTLHLIRAARAAAALDSREFVLPDDIQELAVPVLAHRVLPAAEAHLGGRGAADVISGLVASVPLPRTRRD; encoded by the coding sequence ATGGAGCAGGTGATCGAGGGCAAGCCCGACGTCGTCGAGGTCGCCATCACGGTCCTGCTGGCCGAGGGCCACCTGCTGATCGAGGACGTGCCGGGCGTCGGCAAGACGATGCTGGCGAAGGCGCTGGCCAAGTCGATCGACTGCAGCGTGCGCCGGATCCAGTTCACGCCGGACCTGCTGCCCTCCGACATCACCGGCGTCTCGGTCTTCAACCAGGAGATCCGCGACTTCGAGTTCAAGCAGGGCGCGGTGTTCGCGAACATCGTGGTCGGCGACGAGATCAACCGGGCGTCGCCGAAGACGCAGGCCGCGCTGCTGGAGTCGATGGAGGAGCGCCAGGTCACCGTCGACACCACGACCTACACGCTGGAAGCGCCGTTCATGGTGATCGCGACCCAGAACCCGATCGAGATGGAAGGCACCTATCCGCTGCCGGAGGCGCAGCGCGACCGGTTCATGGCCCGGGTGTCCATGGGCTACCCGGAGCCGGCCGCCGAGTTGCGGATGCTGGACGGGCACGCGGCCGACGACCCGCTGCTGAACCTGCAGCCGGTCACCGACGGCCAGCAGATCCTCCGGCTGGTGAAGACGGTGCAGTCGGTGCACGTGTCCGAGTCGGTGAAGGAGTACGCCGTCGCGCTGGTCGGCGCGACCCGGCGCTCGCAGGAGCTGCGGCTGGGCGCCAGCCCGCGGTCCACGCTGCACCTGATCCGGGCGGCCCGCGCGGCCGCCGCTCTCGACTCCCGTGAGTTCGTCCTGCCGGACGACATCCAGGAGCTCGCGGTCCCGGTGCTCGCGCACCGGGTGCTGCCTGCGGCCGAAGCGCATCTCGGTGGGCGCGGCGCGGCCGATGTCATCTCCGGTCTGGTGGCGAGCGTACCGCTCCCCCGCACCCGCCGGGACTGA
- a CDS encoding DUF58 domain-containing protein, translating to MRQALRGLTTRGRAFVAAGLTASLCALLLGQKDLLRVGILLAALPVVAALIVGRTRLRLQVRRSLAPDQVPVGTQATVELTLSNQGRMPAGLLLLEDRIPYVLGHRPRFVVDRVSPNWRRTVSYPVKSDVRGLFQVGPLMLTVADPFGLVETSRNFTRSQYLLVTPRVFKLPEVRLGADRAGSGENRPRAIASAGEEDATVREYRDGDDLRRVHWRSTARRGELMVRREEQPWQSRCSLFLDARTISHHGHGPSSSLEWAVSAAASIGIDRVRRGYVTTMLGGPTTLSAITRRSSAAVHQPLTQQQLLTECATVEEHKYAEIGPLLTVDRHAQEPSLVIAIVGACSSDDVVALNRWRTSQATGVAIVLDAASWAVGAEATEKAARLTAATEATENELRRNGWRVTRASRGDHLPTVWSSLGLRSGRIA from the coding sequence ATGCGGCAGGCACTGCGCGGACTGACCACCAGAGGGCGGGCGTTCGTCGCCGCCGGCCTGACGGCTTCGCTCTGCGCGCTGCTGCTCGGCCAGAAGGACCTGCTGCGGGTCGGCATCCTGCTGGCCGCGCTGCCGGTCGTCGCGGCGCTGATCGTCGGCCGGACCCGGCTGCGGCTCCAGGTACGGCGGAGTCTCGCACCGGACCAGGTCCCGGTCGGGACGCAGGCGACGGTCGAGCTGACGCTGAGCAACCAGGGCCGGATGCCCGCGGGGCTGTTGCTGCTCGAGGACCGGATTCCTTATGTCCTGGGGCATCGGCCGCGGTTCGTCGTCGACCGGGTCAGCCCGAACTGGCGCCGGACCGTCAGCTACCCGGTGAAGTCCGACGTCCGAGGGCTGTTCCAGGTCGGGCCGTTGATGCTGACGGTCGCGGACCCGTTCGGGCTGGTGGAGACCAGCCGGAACTTCACGCGGAGCCAGTACCTGCTGGTCACGCCGCGGGTGTTCAAGTTGCCCGAAGTACGGCTGGGGGCCGACCGGGCCGGCTCGGGCGAGAACCGGCCGCGCGCGATCGCGTCCGCCGGTGAGGAGGACGCGACCGTCCGCGAGTATCGCGACGGCGACGACCTGCGCCGGGTGCACTGGCGGTCGACCGCGCGGCGCGGCGAGCTGATGGTGCGGCGCGAGGAGCAGCCGTGGCAGAGCCGGTGCTCGCTGTTCCTGGACGCGCGGACGATCTCGCACCACGGGCACGGGCCGTCGTCGAGCCTGGAGTGGGCGGTCAGCGCGGCCGCGTCGATCGGCATCGATCGCGTGCGGCGCGGCTACGTGACGACGATGCTCGGCGGGCCGACCACGCTGTCCGCGATCACCCGGCGCTCTTCCGCGGCGGTGCACCAGCCGCTCACGCAGCAGCAGCTGCTGACCGAGTGCGCGACCGTCGAGGAGCACAAGTACGCCGAGATCGGGCCGCTGCTGACGGTCGACCGGCACGCGCAGGAGCCGAGCCTGGTGATCGCGATCGTCGGCGCGTGCAGTTCCGATGACGTCGTCGCGCTGAACCGGTGGCGGACCAGCCAGGCGACCGGTGTCGCGATCGTCCTGGACGCGGCCAGCTGGGCGGTCGGCGCCGAGGCGACCGAGAAGGCGGCGCGTCTGACCGCGGCCACGGAAGCCACCGAGAACGAACTCCGCCGCAACGGCTGGCGCGTCACCCGCGCTAGCCGCGGCGACCACCTCCCCACCGTATGGTCCAGCCTGGGACTGAGAAGCGGACGCATCGCATGA
- a CDS encoding DUF3488 and transglutaminase-like domain-containing protein: MTGHARLSIAAWGATVLGALVLTPVFSGPFLFVSAFLCALVTGVGVLLQNLRIPRIVVPIVQLLVLVELLSLFFLRGTLKFGLIPVKATALEFNAQMVDAMDSINRFSAPLPQDSHLTLFAVSVIAATGFLIHLIAVQLRQAAWSGLLLLIMYTVPAATVHGGLPWLLFIPPAIGYIVLLSAEGRSRLSRWGRRISGVSHLDAAEPVEASALGQAGRRIGLTVVALAALLPALLPTLPEGVIGNGLAGGGTGTGIGASISSTDPMLDMGKNLKRGDNVVALTYKGGPTGGTYLRLTALDQFDGNIWRIAPRTDTQKLDGGVLSQPPGYTGDLSKLQQTSMEIDVTRAFRSQLAPVPYPLRSISLKRDWRYDAGSLDVVSSNGSIIAGKKYKVTAYDLQPTPEQLHDAITTGAPDQYTSSLPSRTPIEIKQLTYDITNSAGNNKFEAAVLIQNWFRSGGGFTYSTQNAKGSGMGALEDFLLRSKEGYCEQFATGMALMARIIGIPSRVGIGFLPGTADKDGEYTVRMHDMHAWPELYFQGHGWVRFEPTPSARVATTPGWTVPATENPTTPTTAPTTAPTTPGDRETPGIDKPRNDPNLPDDTGVAIVDSGNWFTNGGGQMIAGVLGGVLVLCIPWLVRVLTRRRRFLRPPGRAGAEGLWAEIRDTARDLGLDWSDISTPRQSGQWLVTKLPEDAHPAARRLARGIESLRYAGDADVELDLRDDASAVRKALWSQATVRRRWRARLLPPSWRWYLSRGTTEASDLLDEFDLLLARLRALILPNRTRTN; encoded by the coding sequence ATGACCGGACACGCTCGTCTATCCATCGCTGCCTGGGGCGCGACCGTCCTGGGGGCGCTCGTGCTGACGCCGGTGTTCTCGGGGCCGTTCCTGTTCGTCAGCGCGTTCCTGTGCGCGCTGGTGACGGGAGTCGGGGTCCTGCTGCAGAACCTGCGGATCCCGCGGATCGTCGTACCGATCGTCCAACTGCTCGTGCTGGTGGAGCTGCTGTCGCTGTTCTTCCTGCGCGGGACGCTGAAGTTCGGGTTGATCCCGGTGAAGGCGACGGCGCTCGAGTTCAACGCGCAGATGGTCGACGCGATGGACTCCATCAACCGGTTCAGCGCACCGCTGCCGCAGGACTCGCACCTGACGCTGTTCGCGGTGTCCGTGATCGCCGCGACCGGGTTCTTGATCCACCTCATCGCTGTCCAGCTGCGGCAGGCCGCCTGGTCCGGTTTGCTGCTGCTGATCATGTACACGGTGCCGGCCGCGACCGTGCACGGCGGGCTGCCGTGGCTGCTGTTCATCCCGCCGGCGATCGGCTACATCGTGCTGCTGTCGGCGGAAGGCCGGAGCCGGCTCAGCCGCTGGGGCCGCCGGATCTCCGGCGTCTCGCATCTCGACGCGGCCGAGCCGGTCGAGGCGTCCGCGCTCGGACAGGCCGGCCGCAGGATCGGGCTGACCGTGGTCGCGCTCGCCGCGCTGCTGCCCGCGTTGCTGCCGACGCTGCCTGAAGGTGTGATCGGCAACGGCCTGGCCGGCGGCGGTACCGGCACCGGGATCGGCGCGTCGATCTCGTCGACCGACCCGATGCTCGACATGGGCAAGAACCTCAAGCGGGGCGACAACGTCGTCGCGCTGACGTACAAGGGCGGCCCGACGGGCGGCACGTACCTGCGGCTGACCGCGCTCGACCAGTTCGACGGCAACATCTGGCGGATCGCGCCGCGGACCGACACCCAGAAGCTGGACGGCGGCGTCCTCAGCCAGCCACCCGGCTACACGGGCGACCTGTCGAAGCTCCAGCAGACCTCGATGGAGATCGACGTCACCCGCGCGTTCCGGTCCCAGCTGGCACCGGTCCCCTACCCGCTCCGCTCGATCTCGCTGAAGCGCGACTGGCGGTACGACGCCGGTTCGCTCGACGTGGTGTCGTCGAACGGCTCGATCATCGCGGGCAAGAAGTACAAGGTGACGGCGTACGACCTGCAGCCCACGCCGGAGCAGCTGCACGACGCGATCACCACCGGCGCGCCCGACCAGTACACGTCCTCGCTGCCCAGCCGGACGCCGATCGAGATCAAGCAGCTGACGTACGACATCACGAACAGCGCCGGCAACAACAAGTTCGAGGCCGCCGTACTGATCCAGAACTGGTTCCGCAGCGGCGGCGGCTTCACGTACAGCACGCAGAACGCCAAGGGCAGCGGGATGGGCGCGCTCGAGGACTTCCTGCTGCGGAGCAAGGAAGGGTACTGCGAGCAGTTCGCGACCGGGATGGCGCTGATGGCGCGGATCATCGGGATCCCGTCGCGGGTCGGGATCGGGTTCCTGCCCGGCACGGCCGACAAGGACGGCGAGTACACGGTCCGGATGCACGACATGCACGCGTGGCCGGAGCTGTACTTCCAGGGCCACGGCTGGGTCCGGTTCGAGCCGACGCCGTCCGCGCGGGTGGCGACGACCCCGGGCTGGACGGTGCCCGCGACCGAGAACCCGACCACTCCGACGACCGCTCCGACCACTGCGCCGACCACGCCGGGCGACCGGGAGACCCCGGGGATCGACAAGCCGCGGAACGACCCGAACCTGCCGGACGACACCGGCGTCGCGATCGTTGACTCCGGCAACTGGTTCACCAACGGCGGCGGCCAGATGATCGCGGGCGTGCTCGGCGGCGTCCTGGTGCTCTGCATCCCGTGGCTGGTCCGGGTCCTGACCCGCCGGCGGCGCTTCCTGCGGCCGCCGGGTCGTGCCGGGGCCGAAGGGCTGTGGGCCGAGATCAGGGACACGGCGCGCGACCTTGGCCTGGACTGGTCCGACATCTCGACACCGCGCCAGTCCGGCCAGTGGCTGGTCACGAAGCTCCCCGAGGACGCGCATCCCGCGGCCCGGCGTTTGGCGAGGGGTATCGAGTCCCTCCGGTACGCCGGCGACGCCGACGTGGAGCTGGACCTCCGCGACGACGCATCCGCCGTACGCAAGGCCCTCTGGTCCCAGGCCACCGTCCGCCGCCGCTGGCGGGCGCGGTTGCTGCCTCCGTCGTGGCGCTGGTACCTAAGCCGAGGCACCACCGAGGCCTCCGACCTCCTCGACGAATTCGACCTCCTCCTGGCCCGCCTCCGAGCCCTGATCCTCCCCAACCGAACCCGCACCAACTAA
- a CDS encoding DUF3040 domain-containing protein: MPLSEEEQRQFEQLERALAAEDPKFVSAMRGTNVRLYYKRRAVLAGVGFVLGIAVLMTGAIIPNTIIGVIGFVMMVACLYIAALSMKRISNAGESDDIPPPPPTKRHRTRHDSSGSFMERMEDRWRRRREEDL, encoded by the coding sequence GTGCCCCTCTCGGAAGAAGAGCAGCGCCAGTTCGAGCAGCTCGAACGTGCCCTTGCTGCGGAAGACCCGAAGTTCGTCTCCGCCATGCGTGGGACCAATGTGCGCTTGTACTACAAGCGTCGGGCAGTTCTTGCCGGCGTTGGATTCGTGCTGGGCATCGCGGTGCTGATGACCGGTGCGATCATTCCCAACACCATCATCGGAGTCATCGGCTTCGTGATGATGGTCGCTTGCCTGTACATCGCGGCGCTGAGTATGAAGCGGATCAGCAACGCGGGGGAGTCCGACGACATCCCGCCGCCTCCGCCGACCAAGCGTCACCGGACCAGGCACGACTCGTCCGGCAGCTTCATGGAGCGCATGGAGGACCGCTGGCGCCGCCGCCGCGAGGAAGACCTCTGA